Genomic segment of Phaenicophaeus curvirostris isolate KB17595 chromosome 26, BPBGC_Pcur_1.0, whole genome shotgun sequence:
CCTTGCTCAACTCTGGGTGGGCAGGGGTCCCTGTATGGGGCAGGAGCACCCACAACACGTCACCCAGCATCGCTCCCTGTCCCCTGCGGAAGGCGGGATCAGGAGCTGCAGGATCAGCTCCCGAGCAGAGGGgtctcttctctgcacctccCACCGGCCCCTTCCCCTTGGCACTATTCCGGCTGGATGAGAAGCCCAGAGCAGCATCGTGGTCAGTCCCTGGGTGCTACAGGCTTGGCTCCACGCTGGCCTCTGCCTCCAGCTTCCGCTGGTACCTCTGCCGGCGCTCGCAGCGGGGACATGACTTGGCACTGGCTTGGCAGTCCCGGTGGAAGACGGTTTTGCATTCGTTGCACCTGGGAGAAAccaagagggaaaagaaaatacgCCACCCTGTTGGTAAGATTAGAACAAAGACTCAAATTCTCCCCACCAAACTGTCCTGAGGACACTTCCTTGTCCCGGTTTCCTCCAAGCACTTGCTGAGCAAATAGCCGAGGCCCCAGCGAGAAGCAGCTCCAGCTTGAGATGAACCTTGTGAGCAGGAACTGCTACTCCACCAAGACATCCACCTCCAGCGAGCTCAGAGCAAACACAGCAGCTCGCCCGGAAAGAGAGTTGTAGGCAGCTGCCAGCATGCTGCTGGCGTTTTGCAGATGCAAGAGGGAGGTGTTGAGTGAGGTTTTGCAGTggtgtgacaggacaagagtgaAGTTTCAAGACTGAGACACCAAACCCTGTGCTACTGCAGGGTGGTGAGAACCCAGCCATCGCTGCTGGGGATGGGATGCAGCTCAGTGCCCAAGCATGGACAATCTGGGGTGCCGCAAGGTACCCCCTGACCCTGATGTGGGACCTGCATGTGGCAGAGACGCTGCCTGGGGACATtggagctgcagggaagatCCTCAAATTGTCTTTGAGCTTGCTGGCTCTAGAGAAGCCTCCCCAGCACTCGCCTGGAACCTCCCTGCTCTGGCTCAGTGCCGCAGCAGGAATGTAAACAGCCAGAAATGATACCTTGtgcagggctggtggggaggagACACCCAGCTCCACGAGGGGCGTTCACAACTTACCTAGAGTCAACACAAGAAAAGGCTGCTCTATAGAGGCTGAGCTTACtttccacccccccaccccagtcgTGAACCCTCACCTcaccaacagcagcaaaatgcaGCCCATCTGCATGCCAGCCGATGgcaaaattgctttttaaatgccCTCCAGTGCAAATAGATGGTGCACAATTGGTGTGTAAACACGGCTGAATACCTTAACTTCCCAAAGGATGAGCAGAAAAGGGGAGTGGAGAAACACCCAGAAGCACGCCAGAGGCAAGGGACCATGAAATACAGCAGCCTGGGTCAAATCCTGCTCCTGACAGGCCGCTGCAAACCCTGAGCTACCAGGAAAAGGCTTGTACGTGGCTGGATGGGATGGGGGTGCTGCCTGGCGCCGTGTATTCTCCCAGCGGAATACTTCTCCAGGTGTCTCCTCTGGATTAGCAGCAGCGGCGTTAGCTTCTCCTCCCTGAATGCGGGGGGAATTGCAAAGCTGGGGGTGGTTTTGATGCTGCGCGTTTCTGAGCGAGCAGCAGGCGAAAGGCTGCATCTCCTGCCTCCGCCTGCCAGAGCGACTGCCGCAGgaagcagccaccactgctgcaAAAAAGAGAACGGCAAGCGCCCGGCTGGGTTTATTGTCTGGAGGCGTTTCAGACGCATCCTGTGGCAAGGGACGGAGGGGACGGTGTGACCCCAGgcgggcagaggggcaggaagCTGGGCTGAGTTTGGTGAGGATGTTGCTCGAGCTGCTTTCCTGCTGCACAACCTCCTCCACCAGGAGGAAAACAAGAGGTCAACAAACTTCAGAGCTCGGCTCTACAAGACATGAGGCCTCCGgctggctgccagcacagctcagctccaCGTGCCTGCTCTTTCCAGAGCCCATACTCTCCTTTTCTAGGGAAAATCAGTTCCCTGGGGATGTTGTCCTCAATAATAAGCATGATGCTGGCCCTGTGGCAAGGAGGAAGAGTGAACAATCCTGCTCAGCCGccctggaaatatttgcaaTCACATCATGCAAAGGGTTCCCAAGGACCGTGGTCCTGTTGGTGTTGGCCTATAGCTTCTGGATGCTGCTGCTCGCTGGTAGGGACCACCAGGCAAAGCAAGACCATGCAGACCACCAGCCTGCTAAACATCCCCACCACGGTTATAACCAACTCCAAGATGACCAGTGATGCTCATCCTGGCTGGAAATGATGGTCAAGCATCCTGAGAAGGTTCAGGTCAGAAGAGAGATCAGACCTCTGCGCTGTGCATCCCATAACCCACTGTTGTGACATCGAGTCCCAACATACAGCCTGGCACCCAAACATAAGTAAGAAAAGGGTGCGCCCTTAACTGTTTGGGGACAATGCCCAGCGAAGTCATGGTTGcctcgtccctggaggtgttcaaggccaggctggatgggacttggagcaactggatgcagagggaggtgtccctgcccatggcagaggcttggaactggatgggctttgaggtcctttctaacccaaaccattctttgatttaTGTTAATAACTACTGTTAATTGTGGCTCAACCTTGTTCTTCatgttctcctccctctccttgccCAGTTTAGGCTAGGACTACCTATGTTAATTCATGGATTAAGTCACACTGTAGAGAAAGCTattattttacattgctttctttagaaaatatGGATGGTGAGGATTTATGCCCCTCCCAACACACCCATCCAATTTCCATGGCTGCTTAGGTGCAGAACACTGAGCAGTAGTTGACCCCAGCATAGGCAAGGACCGTGCCTGTAAAGGATGCGAGCATTGCAGGCAGGAGAAACTCCCCTGATGAGAGTCAGTGtccccccttgtcctgctgAAAGTGTCCCCAGCCTCTCTCCAGCGAACCTCACAGGGCTGCCCCCCACCTATCTCCACATCCATGTCCGCATATCCTTCCCCATCATCTTGGTTGTAGAAGAGTGTatgctttcccttccctcctgcaacccctgggaaggggctgggtgGAATTTGAAGGGGAGATGTGTCAGCCAGGTGAACACCTTcaatctcctcctcctgccccagcccctctgctgccctgggagccaGCATGCAGGGAGGCTTTTGTCAGCTGACAGCAAAGGTGCTGGGTAGCTCTGCATGTTCAATCTACAAAGCCGCCTTGCTTGGTGGCATCTTGGCTCTGCAAGGATGGTTCTCACCTGCCCCAAACAGCCCAGGCTTGGTTCAGATCACCTTGGAGCTGATGGGTACCACAAGGACATGGGTACCACAAGGACATGGGTACCATGAGGATGCACAGCCAGCTCAGAGCTACTTCCAGGCCACCTTGGGGCTACACGTCTAGAAAGCTGTGCTCTGAGTCCCCAGGAGGGACCCAGGGATGGTCCAAGCTCCTGGAAAAATCCAGGCCATAGGCTTGGGTGACCTCGCAGCAgtaggatgggatggagatgttGCTCACCTGGTGGTAGTGTCAAACTCGAAGGGAAAAATGATCTCACTGCTGTTGCAGATCTGGCAGATGAAGCCACGCTGGGTGCACAGGTCGCAGTTGTAGACGTGATGGGAAGCAAACTGGATCAGAGACTGCAGGAAGGTCTCAAAGATGCCATCTGCTATCTGTGGACAGAGATATGTCAGGCACTCAAGGAGCCCATTTGCTGTTGGGTTTGCGCTGGGCAAAATCCATGTTACATCCAGTCTTTGTGCTGCAACATGAAGACAAAGCTGTCCCTCCACAAAGCCACTCCACACCCCATGTGCCTGGGTCGCAATGGGATCCCAGATCCACCCCCATCCTGCTAGGATGGGGGTCCAGGCTTTAGAATCAGTGCAAAATCCAACCACCCATCACCTGCAACCTGATTTGCAATAGATACCAGTTAGTATGGAGATGTGCTAGCAACAATGCTGGCTTAAACAGAGGTGAAACAACTTATCTCACCTGATTTCCATTGATCTTTGAGGATACAGGCTTGTGCCAATTatggcaaattaaaataaagggaATTATGTGCCTTTAAGGTGATGCCCAAGCTCGCAGAGTGTATGTGATGGATGAGAGcaaggcaaaaggaaaacaaagctttttgaAACCCTCTGAAGAAGTGCCACGCTTGACATGGTGCCTCCACAGGCAGAACCTGGGATGTTTCCACCAGCAAAACTCCTGTCACCGTGCAAAAAGCTCTCACCTGCCTCAGATCAGTGATGCTGTACTTGTGGGGACACTCCAAGAGGTAGTGCCTGTGGTCAAGCCTGCAAAGAAGCACAGAGGGGAAGGTGAGATATGGTTTCCCACCACATCCCCAACAGCTCTGGAGCAAGGAGGAGCCTGGATGATGCAGactcttgaaaaaaaacactgcaaGCTTGATTTTCACATTGTGCCCCACATCCCAAATCCTGCCAGTGGAAATAGTGTGAGAGAATTTtaaagggggaaggaaaagtaaTCTCATCTATTTTCTCAGGTGTTTCCTGTCCAGCCAGAAGCTCCTCAGTAAGGAAGGCGTTTCCTGAGTCACATCTCAATGCGCCGACACAGTCAATAGATGGGTAATTCCTTAACGGAGATGACATGCAGCTAAACCCCAGCCCACGCCTTAGCAGCACCACTCCCTTCTCCAACAGCAAGTGACTGGGAAGACCAGGAGACCACtggagtgcaaagagggggacacaggggtaACATCACCCAGAGAGGGACCTCACCGCTTGCTCAGCTCCTTCAGGGCCCCGCTGCGGCACATGATGAGATAATCTCCCAGCAGCTTCAGCTGTTCCCTGCTCTGCCGAATCCGTCTCATCCTCTCCACGTGATCATAGAGGCTCTCATTGACCAGCTTCAGGTCGATCAGAGGCTGATTACGGATCTGCGTGAGGAACTTCAAAGCCTGCCGGCAAACCTGGAACAGAAAGAGGCAAGAGATGGGCACCAAgttgcagcccaggaggctcGGAGAGGTGTAGAGTGGACATGTCCACCACTGCTCATGGTAGGAACTGGTAGGAACGTCTGAAGATGGACGTCCAGGAAGTACAGGCAGATGCTCCCTGCACCAACTGAACCCAGACTTACCCCTCGTTTTGCGACATCCCAGTTGTGGATGAGGCGCGAGGGAATCACTGTCTCCTCATCCCGGTGGCAGCTGTCGCAGTAATAGAGACCAGAGAAGGCACAGAGCTTGGGCTTCGTGAAGGAGAAACCGATTTGCCTGGAGCAGCCTGTGGGAAGCAGAAAGGTGGTGATAAGATGGGACTCCAGGAGCTGTTCCCATCACTGTCAGGACCTGGGGAGAAACTTCATggatggggggaaatggggaaagaaaGGTTTTGGAAGAGTTGGAGATCAGCTAAAGCACACACAGGATGGTGAGAGGTCCTCAGCCCTTCCCTACAGGTGAGGGGCCATGATTTAAGACCAAAGATCCAAAGGAGTCAGGACTGTCCCTAAAAACACTTTCATCCATTGAGTGGTTCaattgttttgttgggtttttcttgGGAAAAGTGAATTCTGGAAATATCCCAATGATTTaaggctgaaagagggaagattgagatgggatcttaggaagaaatgttttcctctgaaggccctggcccagtttgcccagagaggctgtggctgccccctccctgggggtgttcaaggccaggttggacggggcttggagaaacggatccagtgggaggtgtccctgcccatagcagtggggtgggactggatgggcttcaaggttCCTTCCTATTCAAACCAtacaatgattctatgatttatggaAGAACCTAAATCCCACCTGCCTACCTCAACACCTCCACCAGTAAATCTGCCCCATTTTGTCTTCACTCAGCTCTTCTCATTCCTGCTGCTACCACAGGGCACCAAATCCACGCCTGCAAGAGGTGAGGCTGGGATGGATTAAGCCACAAAAACTTTCTATTATAGCAGTAAGGAAACCCCTTACATCTACCCTTGGGAGGTGGGTGGAAGTGGGGCAGGCAGTACCCTCGGAAAACCGACACATAGACACTGGTAATTTGTCTTTTTGGCTCGCAGCTTCCACCTGGAAGCTGCACAACACAGACTGGAGAGGAAGATAGAACCCTaatataataaaaaggaaaacacatatTGATataaaaaagagattaaaagcacagaaaacaaacctgCTGGAGGTTACAAGAAACATAATTGAAGTGGAAGAGAAATCTGAAGTTTAATTAACTTAAACAAGGTAAAAAGCAAATTACAGCTCCCGTGAAGGTCAGTGAGTGTTGTCTCGTGTGATGAGTGGTGTCAGTGGAAGGGTAAATGGATGCTTTGCAAAATCAGCTCGTCACACCCACTGCAATGTTTGCTCCCATGCTGCATTACCGGTAAAACAGCATTTGCCCTTGACCACACTTTCCCTACAGGCTGGGGCACGGAATGACCAGGAGGAGAAGCCTGGGCCTCCTGGTTCATCTAAAGCAGCTGTCAAGCCAAGAGCCACCACCATCTATACTATAAGCATCTTAAACTGAAGCCCAGCTGGAGCTGGCATTGGGATTCAGTGTCATGGGACTCATCATGAGCACACAGACCATCAATGGGCCACTGCTTTGGGATGGAGACCCAAGGGCCTTTGGGTGAGGAAAACAGCAGTTGGCCTCCTCAGAGCTTTTCTTTAGTCTGATGTCACCCCATTAACCTGAACAAATGCAACATCATCCTCCAAGATGGAGCTGGGTTTTtggaccatgaagatgatctgagggctggagcacctctgctatgaggacaggctgaaagagctgcggttgttcagcctggagaagagaaggctccagggagaccttatagggaCCTTCTagcacctgaaaggggcctacaagaaagctggggccATGGAATGGCCAAGGAATGACAGGacgaaggggaatggctttgaattggaagggggaagatttagattagatgttaggaagaaattcttcatgatgacaGTGGTGAAGCActtgcccaggttgcccagagaagtggtgacTGCTCCATcatcaaggccaggctggatggggctttaagcagcctgatcGAGTGGAGGTGCCTATGGCAGTGGGtgggctttagggtcccttccaacccaaaccattccgtgatccCATGAATGTGTACCTGCACAGATGTAGCTCTGCGAGTCCAGGCCCTTCTCCACAGGGATGGCCACCAGATATTGCAACAAGAAGCCATTCTCCTTCACAATGTTCTTCAGGACAACCTGGGAGTGCCCATCCAAGCTGCCACCCAGCGTCAGTGCCTCCTCAGCACTCTCTAAGTAGGACATGAGCACCTCTCGGACCAGCTCCCTCCACGAGGCCGCTTCATCTGCATTCTCAGCCTGCAGCTTCAGGACAGCTTTGGAGGTGATCACCTTGAAAAACGCAGGTCCCCCAAGGCTTGTGTCTGGAAGGATGTCCTGGATGGTCTCAATACCATAACTGTTGCTTAAAATTTTGTCATTGTTCCGGACTTTAAAGCACTTTAAAGTTTCTagagacagggaaaaaataaaagggaccCAGGTTTTGTCCATGTCCATGTACAAAACAGCCTCTTTGATGGCATCCAGCTCCGGTTCGTGAGCTAGAGTCCAGTCAAAGCTGTTCCCAGGCATATCATTGtactggagaagagcagaggagtCACTCTGGATGGGCTGGCCTTCACCACCACCTTCTGGATACTCCAGTGTctcccactcctcctcctcctccagctgaggCCGGCACTTGTGCAGCGCTTCGCGGATCCTGTCCAACCAGTCCTCGGCCTCATCTCGAGAAGGAGCTCGTAGGTAAAGctttttccccaggaaaacCAGCTCGAAACGGCCATCTGAGTGTGTCAGTGCCAGCGACTCGCAGCGCAGCAGGGAATAACTCTCGACGCAAATGCGGTCCTCGTGGTCCAGGAAGAGTCGGAGCTCCAGTGGAGACAGCTCACAGGAAAACTCCTTCCATATCCCCATGACTCCTCTCCGCTCTAGGGTGCCCAGCTTCAGGAGCCCTCGGAAAGGGTTGGAAAGACCTAGGGTAAAGTAGATATCTTAGtttaactgaaaacagagggatcgggacaggctggatccatgggctgagacctatgggatgaggttcaacaaggccatgtgctgggtcctgcacttggggcacaacaaccccgtgcagctccaggcacgaggaagagtggctggaaatctgcccggtggaaaaggacttgggggtgttggttgacagtggctgaacatgagccagcagtggcccaggtggccaagaaggtcaatggcatcttggatATCAGAAACACTGTGGCCAGCAAGAGCAGGGAAGTGAATGTgctcggtgctggtgaggtcacacctcgaatcctgggttcagttttggacccatCACTGTAagaggacattgaggggctggagtgtgtctggagaaggggaatggagctggagaaaaagggttatgagaagcagctgagggacctggggttgtttagcctggagaagaggaggctgaggagagatcTCATCGCtcgctgcagctcctggaaaggaggttgtggtgaggtgggtgctgggctctactcccaagtaacaagggatgggaggagaggaaacagcctcaaactgcaccagggcaggtttaggttGGAGATCAGGAAATTTTTCtccatggaaagggttctcagtccctggcagaggctgcccagggaggtggtagagacCTCATCCCTGAAGGTTTCTAAGAGACAGACAGAAGAGGTGCTCAGGTTTGGTTTACCAGTGGACAGATATGGTTGAACctgatggtctcaaaggtcctttccaaccgaACAActgcatgattctatgaaaaatgggAAGCTGGTGGAGAGAGAAATGCCAATGGGCAGCTCAAACTGATCAGAGGCACCACACCTTTGAGAGCCAGACCTGGTAGGGTGGGTCAGGAGTTTCCAGGACCTTGGTCTCCACAATCTGTCTGCATGCATTTGGGTTTTGAGGCTGAGGAGTGGGACCACATAAAGGAAATGTGTCCCACAAAGTGGACAAAGAGACAGAGACACTCATCTCCTCCTAAAACGCTTCCCTCCGTGGGCTCAGCAACATCAAGGGAAGctgctccactgcctcctggagCTACCAGTACTGCTGTCAACTCTGCAATGTCAAATGGCTGCCTCCCAATGCACCCACCACCCGAAACACCCCTCCAGACTCTGAGTACTGCCCAGCACAGATGAAAGGAGGAGAGGGGTGCGCAGCACGTACCCATCTGCCTGCGATGCACAACACTGAAGCCCTTTTGCTCATGTTCAGGTGACATTTTGGGATTTCCACTCTCTGTGGATGGCACCGACAACCGTTCCAAGTCCAGAGCGCTAATGAGCCCTGGGGCTGGAGCCCCACCAGCCCCTTCTGGCCCAAAGCCATTGGTGTTGGCCATGCTTTCGCTGTTCTCTCCTGAAGGAGGTCTGTAGAAATCATCTTCTGAGATccagctctttcttttctgtttaaacagattaaaaaatatatgtattattGAATTGATCAAACCCAGGCACTGTGTCCCTCCAAACACACATGACCCCTCCCACACCCACTGAATTCCATGCGGGGATGCTGGCCATCCCCATGTGTATGgctctcctgctccctccaagcAAGGAATGCTCCATGGGACTGTGCTGGCAGCCAGAAGATATTTGGAACATATATAGCTGGGATTCTGAAGTCCAAAAGGTGCAGCAGGACAGCACATTCCTGCAGGAACCACAAGATCTTTggttctggaaatattttctgataaaGAAACCAGATCTTCCGTGGAAGGGTATGAGGTCACCTGAAGCAGTGGAAcatcaaatcctgggttcagttttgggcccttcactccaagaaggacactgaggtgcatccagagaagggaagctGGGGAATGGTCTGGAGAATGAGTCTtatgaggaggggctgaggggcctggggttgttaagcctgaagaaaacaaggctgaggggagatcttatcactgtttacaactgcctgaaaggaggttgtggttaggtgggtgctggtctcttttcctCAAGTGAggggtgataggacaagagggaacagcctcaagttgccccagggcaggttcagattggacattagaaaggcttctcaggcactggcagagactgcccagggcagtggttgtgtcaccatctctggaagggattgaaagatgggtggatgaagtgcttaggaacacagtttagtagtggacaggtatggttggacttaatcTTAGAGGCCCTTTCCAACTTAGGGATTTGATGATGCTATCCTTGTTCCAGCAAGAGCAGAGACAGGGCAAGACACAATGATGTCTAGGATTAAAGAGAAATCTAAGGTCTACATGCAGATGCTACAAACACCAGGTCCGACCTATACAGGCAAAAAGTaaagcaggaaagctgaggaaacCTTTCTCTGTGTATGCTGGGAGGGGATGAGATACACAAGCAGAAGAAAGCTGTTAAGAAAACAAGGCTGTTAACTTCTCCAGGAGCTTTTCTGGCTACAAGAACAGGATCTGGGACAAGATCTCCAAACAAACAGCAGGAGCAAAA
This window contains:
- the PLEKHM1 gene encoding pleckstrin homology domain-containing family M member 1, which translates into the protein MHSSHSDDPKEAIQLIKKQLVNAIKALQKQYVTSDAIVTSDDGNANTLCSALEAVFVHGLKAKHIRTESGGKGKKAGGRGPLPQPVFWGLLKSITHRNIVSELEQLIFINTDVGRCRAWLRLALNDGLMECYLKLLLRERSRLPEYYQASALLLDAEECEFLLSYLQGLSSLTFELSYKSAVLNEWTITPLCLSGLCPVSELLEPLTSATSESHRKASLGSISQSSGSDEIEIQPSVLPISKASSKIKLTSSSLSLNTTSSSQLSSSLGSDSILPAHCARSPERGEEPLSCDSDLGTATTEDLDRSLQEVLSEFSKAKRSLDAPEQGLVPSVLGCSPRHPACPPSTSPDTTSLSHRTCQEAPPDTNSPDSAQTGDAATTSDGDGDAAPQANGVAVVSAMRHGGPNRGETGRGSTGSSKASQTVCSPTAEYLLSPLLGCPKRKSWISEDDFYRPPSGENSESMANTNGFGPEGAGGAPAPGLISALDLERLSVPSTESGNPKMSPEHEQKGFSVVHRRQMGLSNPFRGLLKLGTLERRGVMGIWKEFSCELSPLELRLFLDHEDRICVESYSLLRCESLALTHSDGRFELVFLGKKLYLRAPSRDEAEDWLDRIREALHKCRPQLEEEEEWETLEYPEGGGEGQPIQSDSSALLQYNDMPGNSFDWTLAHEPELDAIKEAVLYMDMDKTWVPFIFSLSLETLKCFKVRNNDKILSNSYGIETIQDILPDTSLGGPAFFKVITSKAVLKLQAENADEAASWRELVREVLMSYLESAEEALTLGGSLDGHSQVVLKNIVKENGFLLQYLVAIPVEKGLDSQSYICAGCSRQIGFSFTKPKLCAFSGLYYCDSCHRDEETVIPSRLIHNWDVAKRGVCRQALKFLTQIRNQPLIDLKLVNESLYDHVERMRRIRQSREQLKLLGDYLIMCRSGALKELSKRLDHRHYLLECPHKYSITDLRQIADGIFETFLQSLIQFASHHVYNCDLCTQRGFICQICNSSEIIFPFEFDTTTRCNECKTVFHRDCQASAKSCPRCERRQRYQRKLEAEASVEPSL